In Drosophila busckii strain San Diego stock center, stock number 13000-0081.31 chromosome 3R, ASM1175060v1, whole genome shotgun sequence, the sequence AAAGCATAAAAGAGCGCGCAAAAATagatatatgcatgtgtgtgtgtatacatatatctgACACTCCACTGTGGGGGGTGGTGGACATTCCATTATTTCCGTTCTGCTCTTCTGTTTCTGGCAGTTCGCTCTGTTGCGGTTCAGTCGACCAACGCGTTCGTCATCGTTTCATTGTTGACCATCTTTTGTAAGTGGCGTGACTGTTGTGTTCATACAGACAAAtgtactatatgcatataaatgatGTACAGTCTGGAGACGTGACTtacatacaacatttttttttaaatatatgttacTAATGCAAATATACTTTTTTTAGACTTCCCCACACAGAAACGCTAACAACATGACTTCCACTGAACTGAAAATTGGTCTTAACGCCAGCGCCCGTCCATCCAGCCGTGTACTGAAGCCTCCAGGCGGCGGTCATACAAACATTTTCTCTGAACCTGAGGTGGCCGTCAATGCGCCGCGTCCTAAATACAACCAGCAAAACTCTTCCAATCTGAATGCTTGCATGGGTTCAACCGATGCCAACATTGTGGTGGAAAAGCTGCGCGAGGAGGTGCCGGTGCAAAAGGAGGAGCCGAAAGCAGCACCTGCAAGCCAGAACAAAGGAACCACAAATGGCAGCAACTCGACAAATGAGCCTCGTGGACGTGTGCCACCAGGCGGTTACTCATCGGGTGGCTTCTGGTAGACAAGGCAGAGGCGCAGAAGCCTTGGCTGGGGTAGCTGTCTGACTGCCACGCATTTACTAATACCAACacacctacatacatacagacgcCAAAACATCCTCAAGCCCATAAATGCATAcatctataaatataaatcgcttaaaacatatatacacttaTATAGCCTATACAAATCATAcataacatatacataaattcattGGCTAAATGTTGATACgatttcatatgcaaattatgtgattttattgcataattcACCGCCTTCTCACCTGCGCTCTCTATCGCTCTTTCTATTTCTATCTTTTTTGtggtatttgtttttgtattacTAAGCAAAATGTTTGATAACGTCTAACGCAatagtttaaactttaagtgACTCGCGATTCCGCCCTGAACATAAACAACCAcgataaaatttataactttacgaatggatattaaataaatttgtactTAAGTGTcgcaattgcaaaattaaactGATAAACTgtaaaatttgcttatcatTCCCCTCTATTTGTGTATTTCTCAACAAAAacctattaaaaataaattaaacatttaaaatttaaacaaacgtTTGCAGTTCCTTATTTGGACCTGGGGGAAATGGAAAACGAAAACACAATGagattgtttgtttatatatattaggTCTGGTATTTATTATCAAATACATTTCtattcataataaatacataatgaAACTGTATTTAGACGACTTATCAGCTAGTGGGAGTCACATTGATACGGCTAACAACAAATCTTGTTCACTTGTTGTTTGTAAATAAgtgttattttatatagattATGACTAAAAGCTGTTTTCGCACAATGTCTGTTCGTTGAATTTGTTGAACCAAAGTGAGTCCttatttgtgttgtgttttctTTTAGACTAAATCGACTACTATAACTATTTAGATTTTCATGTCATTAATGTATGAATCCAATTCGGCGTCCAGTTCTTCGGCAGTGGGTGGGGCTTTGCGTTCTCGACGTTGACCTCCTGCAGCAGCGGCTTTGCCACCAGCGGCAGCTCCTCGCTTGAAACCGCCACGACGTGCGGCGCCGCCAGCCTGAGCACCTGTAATTAGAGTCGACTTGATTATAGCATCGGTCAACTTAATTGGTATATATTGAGTTACATACCACCACGTTTAAATGGTGGCCCAGAGCCACCACCCACGCGACGCTTTACATCATCGGCAGCTACTGGACGCGTCAGTGCTGCCACATCTGATACGGCAAGTTGTATGGTCATGGGACGACCATCCAAGGGAACACCATGGTATTGTTTAACGGCCTTAAGTGCGTCAGAACGACGCTCGAATATAACATCGGCGGTGCCTGGTGGATAAAATGAATgatgaaaatgtttataagCTCCGTCTATTTGTTAAGCAATAATGAAAGCATACCGAGTGAACGACCTGAACGATCATAATGCACAGCTGCCTTCTTCATCGGCCCAAAGTCATTGAATAGCTCCTTTATGTCTGTATTCGATACGCCGTAATCCAAATTTCCAACGATTAGACGAGTTGGCCCCGTACTGCCGGCAGCGCCTCCGTTACGCTTGGGCCCATCGTACATATCATGCTTCCAAGCGCTGTTCACATCGCCCTAGAGGGGGTAGAaggtttttgtttgtttgttggaaCGCGTGGGAACAAGTTTCTGATCAAATATGTGGGGGGGAGTAGTAGTCGTAGCAGCAGTTGTCGTATCCTAGCCATATCATGAGGACGCCATCGAAGGAGTgcataaatactaaatatttttggcatataTATGGTATGGTATATCGATTGAATTGTCACTCGTTGATTGATTTGACAAGTGCAAGAGAAATATGAAAAGTATTATAAACTTGgaatacaataaaaacaaaattgagtTCGCAATAACGGAACGCATACGCATTGCTGTAAGACTGCTagaaaacacatttaattgaCTGTTGAGCTTGACGTTCGACACTTCGTTGATTGataatcagctgctgctgcaatgttttagttttgtttaatttatatgtattatatattatcGGCACACTCGCGGCCGCCATTTTGCAGCGAAGACTGTAATGTACCAGCACAGGTACCGTTTTAATTCTGCACGGTGGCCATTTTGAATCCGTTTGTATGTGTACGTATGTTtgtgtgcagctgctgtttgatctctttttttttatattgccaCCGATTCGCAAGAAAGCAATCTAGTTTCCAACTATGACCGTCCTTTCTAATCATGTGCATGGATATTATGCTGCTTAAaggctctccctctctctctatatgaCAAAACGCTACGTTTCAATTACCCGTGCGAGTCGTGGCTTCTGTATGCCGCCACCGCTTCCGCTGCCGCCGCGGCGACCTTTAAGCACACCGCCAGCTCCACTAGCTGGGGCTGGTTTACGTGGTGAGCCACTCGGACCACCACCACCACGACGTGCTCCACGTCCACCAGGGCGGCGTGCTCCTCCGGGACCACCGCGTCCGGTCTGTGGTTTCTTCTGTGTGCGCGTTGATTTTATGATATCATCCAGactcatttcaattttgtcCACCATTGttgcgtttgctttatttatatttgcgaCTTCTAGTAGCTAAAGAGATCGTTCGAATTATGCAGATTTCTTAGTTATATACGCGTAGCAgcgattttttatattatttcacAAACGCGTGCAAGATTCAcgaaacaaaatttatagcaacaaaattaaatatggcCGACTTTGTGAAAAAGCGTGTTGAGCAACGCACTCTTTTTCCATGTAGTGTTGTATATGTCAACAGATCTTCTTATATGTGTTGCCAGATTAGTTTATTTCAAGCAAGACCTAGCATAAAATTTTCAGAACTTGCATTTATGCACCATATTCTAGTATTAAATGCATTAGTGGCTGCACTAAAATAATctcaaagcttaaaataaattcgtGATGCCGGACTACAAAGTAGCGAGCTTAAGGATTGCTAtcttatttttagcttttttttacaCAGAATCTAGCTTATATGGTAGCTCAACACCTGGCAACACTGGTGCTCATTAAAAACGGAAAAATAAACGGAACATTCcatttaattcataaaaactatattttaaaatgtttattgtggCTGTAACTGGTGGCATTGCTACGGGTAAAAGTACCGTAACCAAGGTATTTGAGCAACATGGTATACCCGTTGTTGACGCAGACAAAATTGCTAGAGAGAGTAAGTTGACCGCTGAGTTGTACGGGCTGTTATAATTCTTACTAATTAATTTGTCTGCGTAAGAGCTTAAACTAATAATTGACTTTACACGTTCACAGTTGTTGAACCAGGTGAGCCGTGCTGGAAAAAAATTCGTGAAGTATTCGGCGATGAAGTACTACTGCCCACCAAAGATCTGAACCGAGCTGTGCTTGGACGACTAATCTTTGAGGACAAGGAGCTGCGAGGCAAGCTTAATCAGATAACACATCCTGCCATACAtcgtaaaatatatataacggTATTTAAGCTCTTCATGGCTGGCCACAAATGGATTGTGCTTGACTTGCCCTTACTCTTTGAAACGGAAATCTTGATGGACTTTATGCACAAAATTATAACTGTATCTTGGTAAGGTGGTTTAAACATATCTAGTACAATTATCTATATTAgccatatatatttgtagtgATTCTAATAAACAATTGGAGCGACTACTTGCACGCAATGAGTTGTCTGAAGCAGAGGCACGTAAGCGCGTGGAATCTCAAATGCCGCTGGAGAAAAAATGCGAGAAATCTCATTTTGTTGTAGACAATAATGGGACCGTGGAGCAGACTGAGGCTGCggtcaatttaatttacaatatgATGCAGGAGAGCAATCAACATTGGTACAATCGCATGTTTATACTGGGCGTTATATTAGTCGCTGGCTTTATCTTTTACTTCATAAACTATGTTTTTGATGTCAAGTCCTTATCATGGCGTCAATAAGAAAGCAAGAGCTTATACCAAATATACACTACAAAGTGTACTTTAGGCCACATTTTGAGTATTTAATAAAAggctttattttagtttaatgaCGGCAGTCAGTTTTAATCGATTTCGAAATTCGATGCATAGGTTATGAACAGCTTTGTACaataataacatatatatgtaagcgTAAGTGAGTGCATACGATAATGGTTATTATCAACACAATGCATTATGCAGTGTTGTTACTGTGCTTTTTCAAATTTTCAGATTGATCGCCGAGAATTGTAACTGATTGTTGACAGTATTCAACAAATGTTTGCAGGCCATACTTGGATACAGCTTTCGTAACATTATGATTCAATTGTATGGGATCCTGCACGACCATAGGCTTTCGCAGCTGCAAAGCCGATTCCGGATGTTGGGAGGCATACTCACGGTAcctgaaaattaaatacatttgagatatgtatgtataaagcCTGTACATATATCATATTTACCGTGGAGGCAACGCAGCTTCCATGGTCGATATAGAGATTTTCTCTTTTCCAAAATACGGGCAAACCAAAAAAGATTCGTACTTgaatgttgcataaaatttaaaaaattctttaacaaaCTCTTTGATACACGAAATAGTAACTTCAATTGTATCTAGTTTCAAATCTGCGAGTGACTTATGCGCAAAATTTGAGATCCATGCTGTGGGAAGAAATGAATTGTaccaatttttatttcatgcaCTATCATAAGAGCACTTACGTCCAACAAACACTTTTTGAGTCATTAAGGGCTCTTCCTGCAGCTCGAGAACAGAGGGTAATAAGTTCTTGGTTTGTAGAAAGTAAATGACCATTAATGCAATGCTGTACGTTGTTAGCTGTTCCGCCAGTCTGCAGCGCTCCAGCCAGGTCTTCAGATAGATGCACATAAATTGTGCTGAAACAATGGTCAGTAAGCTATCCTGATTTTAAGCTGAGCAACTTACCAATAGGTTGCGTTTCAAATATGTACTTGAGCAGGTTTGTGTTGCAGAAGCCTAAGCTATTAAAGCATATATCACATTCGATGCCAGAGGATAAATGAAGAGTTTTTATAATGGGTACACGCGCCTGCTCGATAACCTTAGTAGTCGaacaaatgaatataaaaataggttgtatatttaaaaaagttatcTTTCTTACATTTATTATGCGCCACTCGCGGCTAGCACAGAAAAGAGCACGCAATGCTCGCAATTTAGTTAGAGTTTCCTTTGAAGCACGGTGCTCGAATGTATGAAAGGAGTTGCctgttattataatttaaacttataGTTGCTTCGTTTGGTTTAGTTAAGTTTGCAAGCTAACGTAccaatatcaataaaaacatCGAGGTCCGATGAACAGTTTCCTATGCCTGTTATGCGTGATCCAAACTTGTAAACACGCACTGTTTGCGAAGAGAACGGAGACAACAGATTACACAATGCCTGTTCGATGACGTCGTACTCTGGTATCACTTTAAGCTTATCcgctaatttgtatttatccTTGAACTTGTTTGTAATGTCGCCAGTTAGCAAAGCCCTAACCTCTAAAAGAAAATAACCAATGAATTTCCTTTGTCTTTCTTAGATATTATGGTTTACTTGCTTTTGGGTAATGCCAAAACTTTGGCGCGTGCCTCTACCTCAGCACGTTTCTTTTCTAGTTTTTTAGGTGCTGTTGGCCGCTGCCCTTGAGTTGGATTTGGG encodes:
- the LOC108601889 gene encoding uncharacterized protein LOC108601889, translating into MTSTELKIGLNASARPSSRVLKPPGGGHTNIFSEPEVAVNAPRPKYNQQNSSNLNACMGSTDANIVVEKLREEVPVQKEEPKAAPASQNKGTTNGSNSTNEPRGRVPPGGYSSGGFW
- the LOC108601781 gene encoding THO complex subunit 4 — translated: MVDKIEMSLDDIIKSTRTQKKPQTGRGGPGGARRPGGRGARRGGGGPSGSPRKPAPASGAGGVLKGRRGGSGSGGGIQKPRLARGDVNSAWKHDMYDGPKRNGGAAGSTGPTRLIVGNLDYGVSNTDIKELFNDFGPMKKAAVHYDRSGRSLGTADVIFERRSDALKAVKQYHGVPLDGRPMTIQLAVSDVAALTRPVAADDVKRRVGGGSGPPFKRGGAQAGGAARRGGFKRGAAAGGKAAAAGGQRRERKAPPTAEELDAELDSYINDMKI
- the LOC108601667 gene encoding dephospho-CoA kinase → MFIVAVTGGIATGKSTVTKVFEQHGIPVVDADKIAREIVEPGEPCWKKIREVFGDEVLLPTKDLNRAVLGRLIFEDKELRGKLNQITHPAIHRKIYITVFKLFMAGHKWIVLDLPLLFETEILMDFMHKIITVSCDSNKQLERLLARNELSEAEARKRVESQMPLEKKCEKSHFVVDNNGTVEQTEAAVNLIYNMMQESNQHWYNRMFILGVILVAGFIFYFINYVFDVKSLSWRQ
- the LOC108601666 gene encoding terminal uridylyltransferase Tailor, whose translation is MRIDDYDSFWVDKAVYNYAERLFYEAIQSSAQIPAPEPNSSENKVGDTKKNKKTKMAEDQRKPKSLLYLNPLTLEASFFLETLEEVSRQNEPQLDPYLTNLLERIVVGIEQYLDKKPAYIVPKERQQVASEQKQQNGTQSTGVAFVLPNEMQKIRRTFNCAACTHRIVGTTITKAVAHLAEQHPNPNPNPTQGQRPTAPKKLEKKRAEVEARAKVLALPKKVRALLTGDITNKFKDKYKLADKLKVIPEYDVIEQALCNLLSPFSSQTVRVYKFGSRITGIGNCSSDLDVFIDIGNSFHTFEHRASKETLTKLRALRALFCASREWRIINVIEQARVPIIKTLHLSSGIECDICFNSLGFCNTNLLKYIFETQPIAQFMCIYLKTWLERCRLAEQLTTYSIALMVIYFLQTKNLLPSVLELQEEPLMTQKVFVGPWISNFAHKSLADLKLDTIEVTISCIKEFVKEFFKFYATFKYESFLVCPYFGKEKISISTMEAALPPRYREYASQHPESALQLRKPMVVQDPIQLNHNVTKAVSKYGLQTFVEYCQQSVTILGDQSENLKKHSNNTA